The sequence GATTCTTCATAGTATGAGTCATACGATTCGTATGTTGTTTCCTCTTCGCCCGTATACGCTGAAAACGCCTGGAACCCAACTGCTATGAGCAGTATTGGAATTATCAGGCCAGCCACCACCTTTGCCTTTGAGCTCTTAAATGCGGACTTCAGCATTACGAGCATACTCCTGAATCCCACCGCCAGGTGGACTCCAACGAGGCCAATCATGATGAAGCCCAGATACGTGTGAACGTTGGTGAGAG comes from Thermococcus sp. and encodes:
- a CDS encoding translation initiation factor IF-2 N-terminal domain-containing protein, with the protein product LTNVHTYLGFIMIGLVGVHLAVGFRSMLVMLKSAFKSSKAKVVAGLIIPILLIAVGFQAFSAYTGEEETTYESYDSYYEESTNSTVYITGTMMKYYTVQELAKEFNVSTDALIEKLKEKGIEATPDEKLVEIEYKYDLDREEFKAMLEEIIAELRGENG